A section of the Oryza sativa Japonica Group chromosome 1, ASM3414082v1 genome encodes:
- the LOC107275806 gene encoding probable leucine-rich repeat receptor-like protein kinase At1g35710 produces MLLLLLFALTLGHGARSAAPLPRRGTSLRAQVAALLHWKSTLKGFSQHQLGTWRHDIHPCNWTGITCGDVPWRQRRHGRTTARNAITGIALPGAHLVGGLDTLSFRSFPYLASLDLSDNGHLSGTIPPGISSLLMLSSLNLSSNQLTGNIPPSIGDLGRISSIDLSYNNLTGEIPPALGNLTKLTYLSLLGNKLSGNIPWQLGKLHDISFIDLSLNLLVGPILSLFGNLTKLTSLFLVGNHLSGPIPDELGEIQTLQYLDLQQNNLNGSITSTLGNLTMLKILYIYLNQHTGTIPQVFGMLSSLVELDLSENHLTGSIPSSVGNLTSSVYFSLWGNHITGSIPQEIGNLVNLQQLDLSVNFITGPVPSTIGNMSSLNYILINSNNLSAPIPEEFGNLASLISFASYENQLSGPIPPSLGKLESVSEILLFSNQLSGQLPPALFNLTNLIDIELDKNYLVGPLPDLCRGKKLEILHLSHNNLNGSMPKTLRDCISLRSLGISYNKMDGDITDALGVYPHLWRLRLASNKLVGRLSPNL; encoded by the coding sequence ATGCTTCTACTGCTCCTCTTCGCTCTCACGCTAGGCCATGGGGCCAGATCGGCGGCGCCACTGCCGCGGCGTGGCACATCGCTGCGAGCTCAAGTGGCGGCCCTTCTCCACTGGAAGTCCACCTTGAAGGGCTTCTCACAACACCAGCTGGGAACATGGAGGCACGATATCCACCCGTGCAACTGGACTGGCATCACCTGCGGCGACGTTCCATGGCGCCAGCGACGACATGGAAGAACCACGGCAAGAAATGCCATCACGGGGATCGCCCTCCCGGGTGCCCATCTTGTGGGAGGGCTGGACACCCTGAGCTTCAGGTCCTTCCCTTATCTGGCCAGCCTCGACCTCAGCGACAATGGCCATCTGTCGGGTACGATCCCTCCTGGCATAAGTTCTCTGTTAATGCTTTCCAGTCTCAACCTGTCCAGCAATCAGCTTACCGGAAATATACCTCCATCCATTGGTGACCTTGGGAGGATTTCCTCAATTGATCTGTCGTACAATAATCTGACTGGGGAAATCCCTCCTGCGTTGGGTAACCTTACAAAGCTTACTTATCTTTCTCTCCTTGGCAATAAGCTGTCCGGTAACATCCCATGGCAGCTTGGGAAGCTTCATGACATCTCGTTTATAGATTTGAGCCTCAATCTTCTTGTTGGGCCGATACTTTCTCTATTTGGAAACCTCACAAAACTCACCTCTTTGTTCCTCGTCGGTAATCATCTATCTGGACCTATACCTGACGAGCTAGGTGAAATACAAACGCTTCAATATCTAGATCTGCAGCAAAACAACTTGAACGGCTCAATTACATCCACCTTGGGAAATCTTACAATGCTCAAGATCTTGTACATATATCTGAACCAACATACTGGTACTATCCCTCAAGTGTTTGGGATGCTGTCAAGTTTGGTTGAGTTGGACTTGTCCGAGAACCATTTGACCGGCTCAATTCCCTCAAGTGTTGGAAATCTTACTTCGTCAGTCTACTTTTCTCTTTGGGGTAATCACATAACTGGGTCAATCCCTCAGGAGATTGGAAATCTTGTGAATCTCCAACAGCTCGACCTCTCAGTAAATTTCATAACTGGACCAGTGCCATCAACTATAGGGAACATGTCTTCCCTCaactatatattaataaataGCAATAATCTCTCTGCACCAATCCCAGAAGAGTTTGGGAATCTGGCAAGTTTGATATCATTTGCATCCTATGAAAACCAATTGTCTGGTCCAATCCCTCCGAGTTTGGGAAAATTGGAGAGCGTGAGCGAAATTCTACTGTTCAGCAACCAGCTATCAGGTCAATTGCCTCCAGCACTCTTCAACCTCACTAATTTAATTGACATCGAATTAGACAAGAACTACTTGGTTGGCCCGTTGCCTGATTTGTGTCGGGGTAAAAAGCTAGAGATTTTACATCTTTCTCATAACAATTTGAATGGTTCGATGCCAAAGACTTTGAGGGATTGCATTTCCCTGCGATCCCTCGGCATTAGCTACAACAAAATGGATGGAGACATAACTGATGCATTAGGAGTGTACCCCCATCTATGGCGGTTACGTTTAGCGTCAAACAAATTGGTTGGCCGGCTTTCACCAAATTTGTGA
- the LOC4323995 gene encoding MDIS1-interacting receptor like kinase 2 — MIKGGIPSELGNLKNLVKLSLSTNRLTGEIPPEIGKLVNLNLIDLRNNQLSGKVPNQIGQLKSLEILDFSSNQLSGAIPDDLGNCFKLQSLKMSNNSLNGSIPSTLGHFLSLQSMLDLSQNNLSGPIPSELGMLEMLMYVNLSHNQFSGAIPGSIASMQSLSVFDVSYNVLEGPIPRPLHNASAKWFVHNKGLCGELAGLSHCYLPPYHRKTRLKLIVEVSAPVFLAIISIVATVFLLSVCRKKLSQENNNVVKKNDIFSVWSFDGKMAFDDIISATDNFDEKHCIGEGAYGRVYKAELEDKQVFAVKKLHPDDEDTVHDEERFQIEIEMLAKIRHRSIVKLYGFCCHPRYRFLVCQYIERGNLASILNNEEVAIEFYWMRRTTLIRDVAQAITYLHDCQPPIIHRDITSGNILLDVDYRAYVSDFGIARILKPDSSNWSALAGTYGYIAPELSYTSLVTEKCDVYSFGVVVLEVLMGKHPGDIQSSITTSKYDDFLDEILDKRLPVPADDEADDVNRCLSVAFDCLLPSPQERPTMCQVYQRLAI, encoded by the exons ATGATAAAAGGCGGTATACCTTCTGAGCTTGGGAATCTAAAAAATCTTGTAAAGCTCAGTCTGTCCACTAATAGGTTGACTGGGGAGATACCACCTGAAATTGGCAAGTTAGTCAATCTAAATTTGATAGATTTAAGAAACAATCAACTTTCTGGGAAGGTCCCAAATCAAATTGGCCAACTTAAAAGCCTTGAGATTCTTGATTTCTCAAGCAATCAGCTGAGTGGAGCTATACCAGATGACCTTGGTAATTGTTTTAAGCTGCAGTCTTTGAAAATGAGCAACAACAGCTTGAATGGGAGTATACCAAGTACATTGGGCCATTTTCTTTCTCTACAAAGCATGCTTGATCTTAGCCAGAACAATCTTAGTGGACCAATACCATCCGAACTTGGCATGCTCGAGATGCTCATGTATGTAAACTTGTCACACAATCAATTTAGTGGTGCTATCCCTGGCTCAATTGCAAGTATGCAAAGTCTATCAGTGTTTGATGTGTCATACAATGTCCTCGAAGGTCCTATTCCTAGACCGCTCCACAATGCATCGGCAAAATGGTTTGTCCACAACAAAGGTCTTTGTGGAGAACTTGCTGGCCTATCACATTGTTATTTGCCTCCTTACCACAGAAAAACCAGACTAAAGTTGATAGTTGAAGTCAGTGCTCCTGTATTCTTAGCTATTATTTCTATTGTGGCaactgtttttcttctttcagTTTGCCGAAAAAAACTCTCCCAAGAAAATAATAAtgtggtgaaaaaaaatgatattttctctgtatggagtttTGATGGTAAAATGGCATTTGATGATATAATTAGCGCAACCGACAATTTTGATGAGAAGCATTGCATTGGAGAGGGAGCATATGGTCGTGTATACAAAGCAGAACTTGAAGATAAGCAAGTGTTTGCGGTGAAGAAACTCCATCCAGATGATGAAGATACTGTACACGATGAAGAGAGATTTCAGATTGAGATTGAAATGTTGGCAAAAATCCGACATCGTAGCATAGTGAAGTTGTATGGATTCTGTTGTCATCCAAGGTACAGGTTTCTCGTTTGTCAATACATAGAGAGAGGAAACCTAGCTTCTATCTTAAATAATGAAGAAGTAGCCATCGAGTTCTATTGGATGAGAAGGACAACCCTCATAAGAGATGTAGCTCAAGCAATTACTTATCTTCATGATTGTCAGCCTCCCATAATTCATCGTGACATTACGAGCGGAAACATCTTACTGGATGTTGATTATAGAGCATATGTCTCGGATTTTGGCATTGCAAGAATTCTAAAACCGGATTCATCAAATTGGAGTGCATTAGCTGGGACCTATGGCTATATAGCACCTG AATTGTCCTACACCTCCTTAGTCACGGAGAAATGTGACGTATATAGCTTCGGTGTTGTGGTGCTTGAGGTGCTGATGGGCAAACATCCTGGAGATATCCAAAGTTCTATTACTACTTCTAAATATGATGATTTTCTTGATGAAATCTTGGATAAACGTCTTCCAGTACCTGCAGATGATGAAGCAGACGACGTGAATAGGTGTCTCTCCGTGGCGTTTGACTGCCTACTTCCATCGCCGCAAGAGAGGCCAACCATGTGTCAAGTTTATCAACGACTTGCCATCTGA